A region from the Musa acuminata AAA Group cultivar baxijiao chromosome BXJ1-10, Cavendish_Baxijiao_AAA, whole genome shotgun sequence genome encodes:
- the LOC135595875 gene encoding kinesin-like protein KIN-12C isoform X2 gives MEALRIQPPKPSARSMLSPLFPRSPSSAARKKAPPLVSRSGRENANPNVYNDPPPSPSPLLAGKASPRRADGVLRKERPRLVDELPGDDVSPDPSDPSVVVRVRPGNEQKRANEGAVRKISSDSLVVGGRSFTFHSVLGPESTQEDVFKTVGIPSVNYSLAGFNTSILSYGQTGTGKTYTMWGPAGAMVDGSSVNGEQGIAPRLFRMLFSEIHRKQESSEEKQINFQCRCSFLEIYNGQINDLLDPTQRNLQIRGDARNGSHVENLTDEYVTTVEDVTQLLVKGLANRKVGATSINSKSSRSHIIFTCIVESWCKLSASKCFSSSKTSKIILADLAGADDGILDAAGKQCVRERRHIKKSLSKLGKLVNILGDAEHPPEDHKVAYMGSCSTHLLQETLGGNAKVAVICAISPDGGARGGTLSTLRFGDRAKQIQNKAVVNEITEDDVNDLSDRIRQLKEELMSARLDEGKSVATADGHFKGRNGRQSLNLLRMSLNRSLILPHIDPESDEEMDVDEEDVSKLCIQLGNMNYSAENESKDKLESKDAMIIADTEGPNADQDSRTDLATVDSCGHEVNFNSSKEIRLVEMHSEVSERETANNHSATPQEGDSKITSTITCKDSLRKSGLSIPCQQRPMLQDPILCSSPKLAKILEKTSVSSESPRPNLHLESVRRSDIIRSSLQSSKASPTDSLAVSLHRGLQIINYHERNSAARSSFVGLSFEHLTNISSHSKDKVDAGMQTVLDEGTASPLLCSACKNVVDFIGYKEASETSDMQIVPVNEDVNVPLANITKREKELEALCAEQAATIKHLSCLVDKQKQEEVQAKQNVLADNCMITENHLEGSMVKCSSKEIVDHLHRDDEREALLMEIQSLKNQLKSVKDVSENNCLLEQIRNGGTSCSGIGVEEFEMEKRKWMESESRWISLTEELRLDLDKNRRFAEKKEIELNMEKNCTAELNDALQRAILGHARIVEHYVELQEKYDELLLKHRKIMEGIAEVKKAASKAGGKGSGSAFAAALAAELSTLRIDREKERAYLKEQNRRLTIQLRDTAEAVHAAGELLVRLREAEEAAALAEDKHGKAQHEVEKMRKQMEKLKRKHAMELVTMKHFLADSRLPESALKPLYHHESEIVEEGKATATDDDQSWRAAFRPSYQ, from the exons ATGGAAGCCTTGCGCATCCAGCCCCCGAAGCCTTCCGCCCGATCGATGCTCTCTCCCCTTTTCCCTCGATCTCCCTCCTCCGCCGCCCGCAAGAAGGCTCCTCCTCTGGTTTCCAGATCCGGGAGGGAGAACGCGAATCCCAACGTCTACAATGACCCTCCGCCCTCGCCTTCTCCTCTTCTTGCTGGCAAGGCGTCGCCTCGCCGGGCCGATGGTGTTCTCCGGAAGGAGCGTCCAAGACTGGTCGATGAGTTGCCCGGAGATGATGTTTCCCCCGATCCCTCTGATCCTTCG GTGGTGGTCAGAGTAAGACCAGGGAACGAACAGAAGCGAGCAAATGAAGGCGCCGTTCGCAAGATCTCGTCTGATTCTTTAGTAGTTGGAGGTCGTTCTTTCACTTTCCATTCGGTTCTTGGTCCAGAGTCCACCCAG GAAGATGTCTTCAAGACAGTCGGCATACCTTCGGTGAACTATTCTTTGGCAGGCTTCAACACTTCGATACTATCGTATGGACAG ACCGGGACTGGGAAAACCTACACGATGTGGGGTCCTGCCGGTGCCATGGTCGATGGCAGTTCTGTTAACGGTGAGCAGGGCATCGCTCCTCGGCTCTTCAGGATGCTGTTCTCCGAGATTCACAGA AAGCAAGAGAGCTcagaagaaaaacaaataaaCTTTCAATGTCGATGTTCGTTCCTTGAG ATATATAATGGTCAGATAAATGACTTGCTTGATCCGACTCAAAGGAATCTTCAG ATAAGAGGTGATGCTAGGAATGGTTCCCATGTGGAGAACCTGACTGACGAGTATGTCACCACGGTTGAGGATGTTACCCAACTTTTGGTCAAG GGGCTTGCAAACAGAAAAGTAGGTGCAACGAGTATAAACTCCAAGAGTTCACGTTCTCATATCATCTTCACTTGCATAGTGGAATCCTGGTGCAAG CTGTCAGCATCAAAGTGTTTTAGCAGTTCAAAGACTAGCAAAATAATCCTTGCTGATCTTGCTGGAGCAGATGATGGCATACTTGATGCTGCTGGCAAACAATGTGTTAGAGAACGGAGGCATATTAAGAAGTCTCTTTCAAAACTTGG AAAGTTGGTAAACATCCTTGGAGACGCCGAACATCCTCCAGAAGACCACAAAGTCGCATACATGGGTTCCTGTTCGACTCATCTATTGCAGGAGACACTCGGTGGTAATGCGAAGGTTGCAGTTATATGTGCAATTTCTCCAGATGGCGG CGCTCGAGGTGGAACACTGAGTACACTCAGATTTGGAGACCGAGCAAAGCAGATACAAAACAAGGCAGTGGTAAATGAAATAACCGAAGACGACGTTAATGATTTGAGTGATCGAATACGACAGTTGAAG GAGGAGCTTATGAGCGCAAGGCTGGATGAAGGCAAATCTGTTGCGACAGCAGATGGACATTTTAAAGGGCGAAATGGCCGTCAAAGCTTAAATCTTCTAAGAATGAGCCTCAATCGCTCTTTAATTTTACCTCATATTGATCCGGAATCAGATGAAGAAATGGACGTTGATGAAGAAGATGTCAGCAAACTCTGCATTCAATTGGGTAACATGAATTATTCTGCAGAAAACGAGTCAAAAGATAAGTTAGAAAGCAAGGATGCAATGATAATTGCTGATACTGAAGGTCCAAATGCAGACCAAGACAGTCGAACTGACTTAGCTACGGTTGATTCTTGTGGCCACGAAGTTAATTTTAACTCTTCCAAGGAGATTAGGCTTGTGGAAATGCATTCAGAAGTATCTGAAAGAGAAACAGCTAACAACCACAGCGCTACACCACAAGAGGGCGATTCCAAGATCACAAGTACCATTACATGCAAAGATTCTCTAAGAAAATCTGGCCTGTCCATTCCCTGCCAACAAAGGCCGATGCTTCAAGATCCTATTTTATGTTCATCTCCTAAACTCGCAAAGATTTTGGAGAAAACTAGTGTCTCATCCGAGAGTCCTAGGCCTAATTTACATTTAGAATCAGTTAGAAGATCTGACATTATCCGCTCCTCCTTGCAGTCAAGTAAGGCCAGCCCAACTGACTCCTTGGCTGTCAGCCTACACAGAGGCTTGCAGATTATAAATTATCATGAGAGGAACTCAGCCGCAAGAAGCTCTTTTGTAGGTCTCTCTTTTGAACACTTGACGAACATATCAAGCCATTCCAAGGATAAGGTTGATGCCGGTATGCAAACTGTACTCGATGAGGGAACTGCTTCTCCTTTACTCTGTTCAGCTTGCAAGAATGTTGTAGATTTTATCGGATACAAGGAGGCAAGTGAGACATCAGATATGCAGATTGTGCCAGTCAATGAG GATGTAAATGTGCCTTTAGCAAATATCACAAAGAGAGAGAAGGAACTCGAAGCTCTATGTGCAGAGCAGGCAGCAACGATCAAGCATCTGAGTTGCTTG GTTGACAAACAAAAGCAGGAAGAGGTCCAAGCTAAACAGAATGTGCTAGCTGATAACTGCATG ATCACTGAAAACCATCTCGAGGGGTCAATGGTGAAGTGCTCGTCGAAAGAAATTGTGGATCACCTGCATCGTGATGATGAGAGGGAAGCATTGCTCATGGAAATTCAAAGCTTAAAAAACCAGCTAAAGTCAGTGAAGGATGTTTCAGAAAATAATTGTCTTCTTGAGCAGATAAGAAATGGTGGAACCTCTTGTTCAGGCATAGGGGTGGAGGAGTTTGAGATGGAAAAGCGGAAGTGGATGGAGTCTGAGAGCAGATGGATCTCTCTCACCGAGGAGTTGAGACTTGACCTCGACAAAAACCGCAGGTTTGCAGAGAAGAAAGAGATTGAACTTAACATGGAAAAGAACTGCACTGCGGAGCTGAACGATGCCCTGCAGCGAGCGATCCTTGGGCATGCTAGAATTGTCGAACACTACGTAGAACTGCAGGAGAAGTATGACGAGTTGCTACTGAAGCACCGGAAAATCATGGAAGGAATTGCAGAAGTGAAGAAGGCAGCTTCAAAGGCAGGAGGCAAGGGTTCTGGGTCTGCTTTTGCTGCAGCTCTTGCAGCAGAGCTGTCAACCCTGAGAATTGACAGGGAGAAAGAGAGGGCCTATCTCAAGGAGCAGAACAGGAGACTAACAATTCAACTCCGTGATACAGCAGAAGCTGTACATGCTGCTGGAGAGCTTCTTGTTCGACTGCGAGAAGCAGAAGAAGCAGCTGCTCTAGCAGAG GACAAGCATGGGAAAGCCCAGCACGAGGTGGAGAAGATGAGGAAGCAGATGGAGAAGCTGAAGAGAAAGCATGCGATGGAGCTGGTCACCATGAAACACTTCCTTGCCGACAGTCGGTTGCCTGAATCGGCACTGAAGCCGCTCTACCATCACGAGTCCGAGATAGTGGAAGAGGGCAAAGCTACTGCGACTGATGATGATCAATCATGGAGGGCTGCATTCCGGCCTTCGTACCAATAG
- the LOC135595875 gene encoding kinesin-like protein KIN-12C isoform X1: MEALRIQPPKPSARSMLSPLFPRSPSSAARKKAPPLVSRSGRENANPNVYNDPPPSPSPLLAGKASPRRADGVLRKERPRLVDELPGDDVSPDPSDPSVKVVVRVRPGNEQKRANEGAVRKISSDSLVVGGRSFTFHSVLGPESTQEDVFKTVGIPSVNYSLAGFNTSILSYGQTGTGKTYTMWGPAGAMVDGSSVNGEQGIAPRLFRMLFSEIHRKQESSEEKQINFQCRCSFLEIYNGQINDLLDPTQRNLQIRGDARNGSHVENLTDEYVTTVEDVTQLLVKGLANRKVGATSINSKSSRSHIIFTCIVESWCKLSASKCFSSSKTSKIILADLAGADDGILDAAGKQCVRERRHIKKSLSKLGKLVNILGDAEHPPEDHKVAYMGSCSTHLLQETLGGNAKVAVICAISPDGGARGGTLSTLRFGDRAKQIQNKAVVNEITEDDVNDLSDRIRQLKEELMSARLDEGKSVATADGHFKGRNGRQSLNLLRMSLNRSLILPHIDPESDEEMDVDEEDVSKLCIQLGNMNYSAENESKDKLESKDAMIIADTEGPNADQDSRTDLATVDSCGHEVNFNSSKEIRLVEMHSEVSERETANNHSATPQEGDSKITSTITCKDSLRKSGLSIPCQQRPMLQDPILCSSPKLAKILEKTSVSSESPRPNLHLESVRRSDIIRSSLQSSKASPTDSLAVSLHRGLQIINYHERNSAARSSFVGLSFEHLTNISSHSKDKVDAGMQTVLDEGTASPLLCSACKNVVDFIGYKEASETSDMQIVPVNEDVNVPLANITKREKELEALCAEQAATIKHLSCLVDKQKQEEVQAKQNVLADNCMITENHLEGSMVKCSSKEIVDHLHRDDEREALLMEIQSLKNQLKSVKDVSENNCLLEQIRNGGTSCSGIGVEEFEMEKRKWMESESRWISLTEELRLDLDKNRRFAEKKEIELNMEKNCTAELNDALQRAILGHARIVEHYVELQEKYDELLLKHRKIMEGIAEVKKAASKAGGKGSGSAFAAALAAELSTLRIDREKERAYLKEQNRRLTIQLRDTAEAVHAAGELLVRLREAEEAAALAEDKHGKAQHEVEKMRKQMEKLKRKHAMELVTMKHFLADSRLPESALKPLYHHESEIVEEGKATATDDDQSWRAAFRPSYQ, translated from the exons ATGGAAGCCTTGCGCATCCAGCCCCCGAAGCCTTCCGCCCGATCGATGCTCTCTCCCCTTTTCCCTCGATCTCCCTCCTCCGCCGCCCGCAAGAAGGCTCCTCCTCTGGTTTCCAGATCCGGGAGGGAGAACGCGAATCCCAACGTCTACAATGACCCTCCGCCCTCGCCTTCTCCTCTTCTTGCTGGCAAGGCGTCGCCTCGCCGGGCCGATGGTGTTCTCCGGAAGGAGCGTCCAAGACTGGTCGATGAGTTGCCCGGAGATGATGTTTCCCCCGATCCCTCTGATCCTTCGGTCAAG GTGGTGGTCAGAGTAAGACCAGGGAACGAACAGAAGCGAGCAAATGAAGGCGCCGTTCGCAAGATCTCGTCTGATTCTTTAGTAGTTGGAGGTCGTTCTTTCACTTTCCATTCGGTTCTTGGTCCAGAGTCCACCCAG GAAGATGTCTTCAAGACAGTCGGCATACCTTCGGTGAACTATTCTTTGGCAGGCTTCAACACTTCGATACTATCGTATGGACAG ACCGGGACTGGGAAAACCTACACGATGTGGGGTCCTGCCGGTGCCATGGTCGATGGCAGTTCTGTTAACGGTGAGCAGGGCATCGCTCCTCGGCTCTTCAGGATGCTGTTCTCCGAGATTCACAGA AAGCAAGAGAGCTcagaagaaaaacaaataaaCTTTCAATGTCGATGTTCGTTCCTTGAG ATATATAATGGTCAGATAAATGACTTGCTTGATCCGACTCAAAGGAATCTTCAG ATAAGAGGTGATGCTAGGAATGGTTCCCATGTGGAGAACCTGACTGACGAGTATGTCACCACGGTTGAGGATGTTACCCAACTTTTGGTCAAG GGGCTTGCAAACAGAAAAGTAGGTGCAACGAGTATAAACTCCAAGAGTTCACGTTCTCATATCATCTTCACTTGCATAGTGGAATCCTGGTGCAAG CTGTCAGCATCAAAGTGTTTTAGCAGTTCAAAGACTAGCAAAATAATCCTTGCTGATCTTGCTGGAGCAGATGATGGCATACTTGATGCTGCTGGCAAACAATGTGTTAGAGAACGGAGGCATATTAAGAAGTCTCTTTCAAAACTTGG AAAGTTGGTAAACATCCTTGGAGACGCCGAACATCCTCCAGAAGACCACAAAGTCGCATACATGGGTTCCTGTTCGACTCATCTATTGCAGGAGACACTCGGTGGTAATGCGAAGGTTGCAGTTATATGTGCAATTTCTCCAGATGGCGG CGCTCGAGGTGGAACACTGAGTACACTCAGATTTGGAGACCGAGCAAAGCAGATACAAAACAAGGCAGTGGTAAATGAAATAACCGAAGACGACGTTAATGATTTGAGTGATCGAATACGACAGTTGAAG GAGGAGCTTATGAGCGCAAGGCTGGATGAAGGCAAATCTGTTGCGACAGCAGATGGACATTTTAAAGGGCGAAATGGCCGTCAAAGCTTAAATCTTCTAAGAATGAGCCTCAATCGCTCTTTAATTTTACCTCATATTGATCCGGAATCAGATGAAGAAATGGACGTTGATGAAGAAGATGTCAGCAAACTCTGCATTCAATTGGGTAACATGAATTATTCTGCAGAAAACGAGTCAAAAGATAAGTTAGAAAGCAAGGATGCAATGATAATTGCTGATACTGAAGGTCCAAATGCAGACCAAGACAGTCGAACTGACTTAGCTACGGTTGATTCTTGTGGCCACGAAGTTAATTTTAACTCTTCCAAGGAGATTAGGCTTGTGGAAATGCATTCAGAAGTATCTGAAAGAGAAACAGCTAACAACCACAGCGCTACACCACAAGAGGGCGATTCCAAGATCACAAGTACCATTACATGCAAAGATTCTCTAAGAAAATCTGGCCTGTCCATTCCCTGCCAACAAAGGCCGATGCTTCAAGATCCTATTTTATGTTCATCTCCTAAACTCGCAAAGATTTTGGAGAAAACTAGTGTCTCATCCGAGAGTCCTAGGCCTAATTTACATTTAGAATCAGTTAGAAGATCTGACATTATCCGCTCCTCCTTGCAGTCAAGTAAGGCCAGCCCAACTGACTCCTTGGCTGTCAGCCTACACAGAGGCTTGCAGATTATAAATTATCATGAGAGGAACTCAGCCGCAAGAAGCTCTTTTGTAGGTCTCTCTTTTGAACACTTGACGAACATATCAAGCCATTCCAAGGATAAGGTTGATGCCGGTATGCAAACTGTACTCGATGAGGGAACTGCTTCTCCTTTACTCTGTTCAGCTTGCAAGAATGTTGTAGATTTTATCGGATACAAGGAGGCAAGTGAGACATCAGATATGCAGATTGTGCCAGTCAATGAG GATGTAAATGTGCCTTTAGCAAATATCACAAAGAGAGAGAAGGAACTCGAAGCTCTATGTGCAGAGCAGGCAGCAACGATCAAGCATCTGAGTTGCTTG GTTGACAAACAAAAGCAGGAAGAGGTCCAAGCTAAACAGAATGTGCTAGCTGATAACTGCATG ATCACTGAAAACCATCTCGAGGGGTCAATGGTGAAGTGCTCGTCGAAAGAAATTGTGGATCACCTGCATCGTGATGATGAGAGGGAAGCATTGCTCATGGAAATTCAAAGCTTAAAAAACCAGCTAAAGTCAGTGAAGGATGTTTCAGAAAATAATTGTCTTCTTGAGCAGATAAGAAATGGTGGAACCTCTTGTTCAGGCATAGGGGTGGAGGAGTTTGAGATGGAAAAGCGGAAGTGGATGGAGTCTGAGAGCAGATGGATCTCTCTCACCGAGGAGTTGAGACTTGACCTCGACAAAAACCGCAGGTTTGCAGAGAAGAAAGAGATTGAACTTAACATGGAAAAGAACTGCACTGCGGAGCTGAACGATGCCCTGCAGCGAGCGATCCTTGGGCATGCTAGAATTGTCGAACACTACGTAGAACTGCAGGAGAAGTATGACGAGTTGCTACTGAAGCACCGGAAAATCATGGAAGGAATTGCAGAAGTGAAGAAGGCAGCTTCAAAGGCAGGAGGCAAGGGTTCTGGGTCTGCTTTTGCTGCAGCTCTTGCAGCAGAGCTGTCAACCCTGAGAATTGACAGGGAGAAAGAGAGGGCCTATCTCAAGGAGCAGAACAGGAGACTAACAATTCAACTCCGTGATACAGCAGAAGCTGTACATGCTGCTGGAGAGCTTCTTGTTCGACTGCGAGAAGCAGAAGAAGCAGCTGCTCTAGCAGAG GACAAGCATGGGAAAGCCCAGCACGAGGTGGAGAAGATGAGGAAGCAGATGGAGAAGCTGAAGAGAAAGCATGCGATGGAGCTGGTCACCATGAAACACTTCCTTGCCGACAGTCGGTTGCCTGAATCGGCACTGAAGCCGCTCTACCATCACGAGTCCGAGATAGTGGAAGAGGGCAAAGCTACTGCGACTGATGATGATCAATCATGGAGGGCTGCATTCCGGCCTTCGTACCAATAG
- the LOC135595876 gene encoding heterogeneous nuclear ribonucleoprotein 1-like, with the protein MQSDLGKLFIGGISWDTNEDRLREYFGNFGEVVEAVIMKDRTTGRARGFGFVVFADPAVAEQVVMEKHLIDGRMVEAKKAVPRDDQQILNRINNSIHGSPSPGHTKKIFVGGLPSTITESDFKKYFDQFGIITDVVVMYDHNTQRPRGFGFITYDSEDAVDRVLFKSFHELNGKMVEVKRAVPKELSPGPNMRSPSAGYNYGLNRANNFPNGYTQGYNPSSISGYGMRMDSRLGPSSSASNGLPSFGPSYGMGMNFEPSLIPSFGGNSSFSNNIGYGRGLSPYFSGNSTRYTSPIGYGGGSANTSSVFNSMSRNAWGSGGLDYATNSTSSNAYIASGSGSLGGLVNSTLNWSNASPIPAQVGGSTANYTSGNLNYGDRYNNFNLSGGNFGRSNSPSAVKTTLAPSSSGYEGSYSELYGGSSVYGDPTWRSSSSELGGTGLFGYGLGNAPSDVVGQSSAAYVGDYNITNRQPNRDLLHNLVL; encoded by the exons ATGCAGTCGGATCTTGGGAAGCTGTTCATTGGTGGGATTTCCTGGGACACCAATGAGGACCGCTTGCGGGAGTACTTCGGAAACTTTGGTGAGGTGGTGGAAGCCGTGATCATGAAGGACCGGACCACTGGCCGTGCTCGTGGTTTCGGGTTCGTTGTGTTCGCCGACCCAGCAGTCGCAGAGCAAGTTGTCATGGAAAAGCATTTGATCGATGGAAGAATG GTTGAGGCAAAAAAAGCTGTTCCCAGGGATGACCAACAGATCCTTAATAGAATCAACAACAGCATCCATGGCTCTCCCAGTCCTGGTCACACCAAGAAGATATTTGTGGGAGGCCTCCCATCTACCATCACAGAGAGCGACTTCAAGAAGTACTTTGATCAGTTTGGCATAATCACTGATGTTGTTGTCATGTATGATCACAACACCCAGAGGCCCAGGGGGTTTGGGTTCATCACCTATGATTCAGAGGATGCTGTAGACAGGGTGCTATTCAAAAGCTTTCATGAGCTGAATGGTAAGATGGTTGAGGTGAAGAGGGCTGTTCCCAAGGAACTCTCCCCAGGGCCCAACATGCGCTCCCCGAGTGCGGGATATAACTATGGTCTGAACAGGGCAAACAACTTTCCCAATGGGTATACTCAGGGATACAATCCAAGCTCGATTAGTGGCTACGGAATGAGGATGGATAGTAGATTAGGACCTTCCTCTAGTGCCAGCAATGGTTTACCTTCATTTGGTCCTAGTTATGGAATGGGGATGAATTTTGAACCTAGTTTGATCCCAAGTTTTGGAGGAAATTCAAGTTTTAGCAACAATATCGGTTATGGACGTGGTTTGAGCCCATATTTCAGTGGGAACTCCACTAGGTACACTAGTCCCATCGGTTATGGTGGGGGTAGTGCAAATACTAGTTCGGTTTTCAACTCAATGTCTCGTAATGCATGGGGTAGTGGAGGTCTAGACTATGCTACAAATTCTACAAGTTCTAATGCCTATATAGCCTCTGGCAGTGGCAGCCTTGGTGGCTTAGTCAATAGCACTCTAAACTGGAGCAATGCTTCCCCTATCCCAGCTCAAGTTGGGGGAAGCACGGCAAACTACACTAGTGGGAATCTCAATTATGGAGATCGCTACAATAACTTCAACCTGAGTGGTGGTAATTTTGGAAGGAGCAATAGTCCTAGTGCCGTGAAAACTACTCTTGCTCCATCAAGTAGCGGATATGAAGGATCCTATTCAGAGCTGTATGGTGGCAGTTCAGTTTATGGAGATCCTACATGGCGGTCATCATCTTCTGAACTTGGGGGTACTGGTTTGTTTGGTTATGGGCTTGGTAATGCACCTTCGGATGTCGTAGGCCAGAGCTCTGCAGCATATGTGGGTGATTATAACATCACCAATAGACAACCAAATAGAG ATTTGCTACATAACTTGGTGCTTTGA
- the LOC135595877 gene encoding heterogeneous nuclear ribonucleoprotein 1-like has translation MQSDLGKLFIGGISWDTNEDRLREYFSNYGEVVEAVIMKDRTTGRARGFGFVVFADPAVAERVVMEKHLIDGRMVEAKKAVPRDDQQILNRNNSSIHGSPGPGRTKKIFVGGLPSTITESDFKNYFDQFGTITDVVVMYDHNTQRPRGFGFITYDSEDAVDKVLFKSFHELNGKMVEVKRAVPKELSPGPNMRSPSAGYTYGLNRANNFLNGYTQGYNPSSISGYGMRMDSRLGPPTSGSNGFPSFGPGFGMGMNFEPSLMPSFGGNSNFSNSIGYGRGLSPYLGGNSTRYSSPIGYGGGSANTSSVFSSMARNAWGSGGLNYTTNSASSNAYMAPGSGSLGGFGNSTLNWGSASPISAQVGGNTASFASGNLNYGDGDNNFDLGGGNFGRSNGPSAMKTTLAASNSGFEGSYPELYGGSSVYGDPTWRSSSSELGGTSSFSYGLGNAPSDIIGQSSAGYVGDYNINNRQPNRGIATLVGTLRSKTMIGEQSCEPDA, from the exons ATGCAGTCGGATCTTGGGAAGTTGTTCATTGGTGGGATTTCCTGGGACACCAATGAGGATCGCCTGCGGGAGTACTTCAGCAACTATGGTGAGGTGGTGGAAGCCGTGATCATGAAGGACCGGACCACTGGCCGTGCTCGTGGTTTCGGGTTCGTTGTGTTCGCAGACCCGGCCGTCGCAGAGCGAGTTGTAATGGAAAAGCATTTGATCGATGGAAGAATG GTCGAGGCGAAGAAAGCTGTTCCCAGGGATGACCAGCAGATCCTTAATAGAAACAACAGCAGCATCCATGGCTCTCCTGGTCCTGGTCGCACCAAGAAGATATTTGTTGGAGGCCTGCCATCTACCATAACAGAGAGTGACTTTAAGAATTACTTTGATCAGTTTGGCACAATCACTGATGTTGTTGTCATGTACGATCACAACACCCAAAGGCCCAGGGGATTTGGTTTCATCACCTACGACTCAGAGGATGCTGTGGACAAAGTGCTATTTAAGAGCTTTCATGAGCTGAATGGTAAGATGGTTGAGGTGAAGAGGGCTGTTCCCAAGGAACTCTCCCCAGGGCCCAACATGCGTTCCCCGAGTGCTGGATATACCTATGGTCTGAATAGGGCAAACAACTTTCTCAATGGGTATACTCAGGGATACAATCCAAGCTCGATCAGTGGCTATGGGATGAGAATGGACAGTAGATTAGGACCTCCTACTAGTGGAAGCAATGGTTTCCCTTCATTTGGTCCTGGTTTTGGAATGGGGATGAATTTTGAACCTAGTTTGATGCCAAGTTTTGGAGGAAATTCAAATTTTAGCAACAGTATTGGTTATGGACGTGGTTTGAGCCCATATCTCGGTGGGAACTCTACTAGGTACAGTAGTCCCATTGGTTATGGTGGGGGTAGTGCAAATACTAGTTCAGTTTTTAGCTCAATGGCTCGTAACGCATGGGGCAGTGGAGGTCTTAACTATACTACAAACTCTGCAAGTTCCAATGCATATATGGCTCCTGGGAGTGGGAGCCTTGGTGGCTTTGGCAATAGTACTCTAAATTGGGGCAGTGCTTCCCCTATCTCAGCTCAAGTTGGGGGGAACACTGCAAGCTTTGCTAGTGGAAATCTAAATTATGGAGATGGAGACAATAACTTCGATCTGGGTGGTGGTAATTTTGGAAGGAGCAATGGTCCTAGTGCCATGAAAACTACCCTTGCTGCATCAAATAGTGGATTTGAAGGATCCTATCCAGAACTATACGGTGGCAGTTCAGTTTATGGAGACCCTACTTGGCGGTCGTCATCTTCTGAACTTGGGGGTACTAGTTCGTTTAGCTATGGACTTGGTAATGCACCTTCAGATATCATAGGCCAGAGCTCTGCAGGTTATGTGGGTGACTATAACATCAACAATAGACAACCAAATAGAG GAATTGCTACTTTAGTTGGTACTTTGAGATCCAAGACAATGATAGGTGAACAATCTTGCGAGCCAGATGCATGA